Proteins encoded within one genomic window of Lysinibacillus sphaericus:
- a CDS encoding DUF2627 family protein, with protein MARFAAFIVMLIPGLMAAGGIKFMRDTLFGKLISPFPFLWLQFVVGIIFFVVGFGFFAGFLLHRDRKKGKVAPRFQKK; from the coding sequence ATGGCTCGTTTTGCTGCGTTTATTGTCATGCTAATTCCAGGTCTAATGGCCGCAGGTGGCATTAAATTTATGCGTGATACATTATTCGGTAAGCTCATCTCACCTTTCCCATTTTTATGGCTACAATTTGTTGTTGGCATCATTTTCTTTGTTGTCGGCTTTGGCTTTTTCGCAGGCTTTTTATTACACCGCGATCGAAAAAAAGGAAAAGTGGCTCCGCGCTTCCAAAAAAAATAA